The DNA window CATTTATTGTGCCTCTTTGGAATAATATTGCAGCATTTATCAATTTTTTCTATAACGTATGGAATGAGCCGATCGCGTCTATAAAACTTTTGTTTTATGATCTGGCTTTAACTGTAATCGGATATGTAGCAAACATGGCACATGCGATAGAAGATGTTATTAATAATATTCCCGGGATTGAAATAGATATTGCCGCTGGACTGGATAATTTTAAGAGCCAGATTGAATCAGCTGCAAAAGACGTAAAAAGCAAATCGGAATGGAAAGAGGTTGTAGAGAGGAAGAATTTCCTTGATTATGGGGAAGTTTCCAATAGTGCATATGATAAGGGAGCGCAGTTTAAGTTACCTGGTATGGGCCTGTTAGACAGCAGTTTCGATTCCACATTTGATCCCGGTGTCCAGCCATCTTTTGGAGGTGACGTCGGGAACCGTTATAATTCGGATATGAGTGATATTTCGAATAATACGGGAAATACCGCCGCCAGCACCGCTGCAATGGCAAATACGGTGGATGTGATGGATGAAGACCTGAAATATATGCGGGATGCCGCCGAACAAGAGATTATCAACCGTTTTACACTGGCAGAGCTAAAGCTGGATATTAATAATAACAATACGCTGACCAAGAAGGCAGACTTTGGTGATCTGGCATTTTATATGGAAACCCTTACCGGTAGTTTTCTGTCATCATACGCGGAAGGAGATCACATTTAATGTATGAAATATATATAGACGATATGAGGCTCCCCATCACACCGCAGAAGATTCAGATGAAGTACGGAAATCAGAATAAGACGGTAGAGCTTATAAATGGAGAAGAATTTAATATAATCCGGCCGCCGGGGCTTTGTGAGGTTTCATTGGACGCGGTCATTCCCCAGTCTGATTATCCGTTTGCTGTCTGGGACGGAGCAGGAGATGCGGAGGAGTTTATTGAACACCTGAGGGAACTTAAGGAAGCCCGGTCGGAATTCGAATTTATCGTCATCCGGGAGGGGCCGGGCAGGCAGAATTTCTTTGACACGAACATGGATGTGACGCTGGAGGACTACAAGATTTCAGATGATGTGAAGGAGGGCGTGGATCTGCTGGTTTCACTGACGCTGAAAGAATATCAACATTACGGAACCAAAATCATGAACTTCACAATCATGCCGGAACAGACGCCGCAGGCCACAGAGACGGAGGAGGACCGGGCAGTACCGGAGACGCCGAAGACTTATACGGTCCAAGGCGGAGACAGTCTCTGGAAAATTGCGAAAAAGACATTGGGTGATGGAAGCCGTTGGTCTGAAATCTATAACCTGAATACGGACAAAATCGGCAATCCGGATTTAATTTATCCAGGTCAGGTCCTGACACTGCCATAGAAGGAGGGGACAGATGGAAACAGCAATCTATATTCAGAACGGCCAAACCGTATATGCTCCTGTGGTGGAAGGTGAGATAACCTGGGAAACTGAGCGGAAAGGACAGCCGGGAAAGCTTTCCTTCACGGTAATTGCGGACGATAAATTAAAGATAGAGGAAGGAAATGCCATACGGATGGATGTGGACGGAAAACCGGTGTTTTTTGGATTTTTATTTGAACGATCGGGAAGCAGGGAGAGAGAGGTCAAAATCACGGCCTATGATCAGCTTAGATATCTGAAAAACTCAGATGACTACAGCTACACAAATCTGACGGCAGGAGAGCTGATAGCACAGATCGCAGGCGACTAT is part of the [Clostridium] symbiosum genome and encodes:
- a CDS encoding LysM peptidoglycan-binding domain-containing protein translates to MYEIYIDDMRLPITPQKIQMKYGNQNKTVELINGEEFNIIRPPGLCEVSLDAVIPQSDYPFAVWDGAGDAEEFIEHLRELKEARSEFEFIVIREGPGRQNFFDTNMDVTLEDYKISDDVKEGVDLLVSLTLKEYQHYGTKIMNFTIMPEQTPQATETEEDRAVPETPKTYTVQGGDSLWKIAKKTLGDGSRWSEIYNLNTDKIGNPDLIYPGQVLTLP